ATCCAGGTTTCTTCAAAAGGAGGGTATTCTTGACTTGCTTCTTCAATAAAGAAATCTTTTTCTAAAGGTACCAGCCAATCCATTAACAACCCATCCTTTTTAAGATAATAAATTTTCAGCAGTAATGCGGTGTGTAGTGCTGTAGACAGCTTCCATTTTACCATATGGGTTTTGCAGCAGTTAGGAGGCACCAAGGTTTAGTTTGTACTGGCCGCGATCGATGGCGATATTCAATGCGATGTTACCGGCGTCATTTTATTTGTCGTAATACTTCCTTCTCTTTTATGAGAAATAAAGAACATCGCACAGCATATACGCACATGCGGCTATGCCTATAGCGAGAATGCCGACTAAAACGGCACGTGGCTTATCGTCGCTGTGCCTATACATGTAAATACTCTGAATCAAAGTGTAAACGGAGGATACCGCCATTAATAAAATTGAATAGATACTGGCACCGTATATCATGGTCAGGAAAGACAGCGGTGCTACCAAGGCAAGAGCTGCATAGTCGATCTTTTTTTTCATCCTTCCACTCCTTTCCATTTTGTGTTCCATTCCCAAATTTGTAAATTTTGTAACTTTAAGAGGGTCGGATTGTTAGTAGAAAAATGGACTCTTCTATTAGGAGTGAGATTGTTTTGCACTGACCCCCGCTCTGCTAAAGCACTAAACCTCCGTCACCACACCATCCAATCCCATAAATGACAAAAGAAAGCGGCGTTCATCCTCTGGCCCCCGTTGCGGTGAAGGAATGGGGGTCAGTGTAATGCACTGACCCCCACTCTGATAAAGCGCTAAACCTTCGTCCCCGGACCATCCAATCCCATTCAGGACAAGAAAAAACCGCGGTCTTCCTCTGGCCCCCGTTGCGGTGAAGGGATGGGGGTCAGTGCAAAAAACACAATGCCACCCCTTTCAGCTCCAACCCCAAACTATGCTATAATACAATCACCATTTCAGGCACGAAAAGAGGGATTCCGTATGTGGCAGGAACAGGTTCAGGTAACGCCTCCTTATGATTTTGACCGGGTATTGGAAAGACTGGCGATAGATCCGCTTAATACGCTTGATCTGGATGAGCGGTATGTGAAGGTTCCGCTTCGGCTGAACGGATTTGAGCCGCATGTGATCACGGTTCAGGCGACCGGGAGCAAGCAGGCGCCGGCCTTTACGGTGTCGGGTAAAACCGGTGCGGTTAAAAGTGAGGCGCTGAAGGAAGTGCGCCGGATTTTTCAGTGGGACCGGGAGCTGTCGGCAATCGGCGAGCATTTCAAGTCAACGGCGATTGCGCAGATTTTCGAGGAGCATGAGGGGACACCGCTTGTCCTGGATTTCAGTCTGTACGGAAGCCTCATTAAATGCATCATCCATCAGCAGCTCAATATGGCGTTTGCGATGACCCTGACGATGCGGTTTGTGAAAACGTATGGGGAAGAGGTGGATGGCGTTTGGTTCCATCCCCATCCGGAGAAATCAGCGGACATCCCCGTGACAGAACTCCGGGAGCTGCAGTTCAGCGGCCGGAAAGCGGAGTATATTACGGGCATTTCCGCAATGATCGCAAGCGGAGAGCTCGATTTGAACAAGCTTCATGACCAGACAGATGAAGAGATTATGAATGAACTCATTAAAATAAAAGGCATCGGACCGTGGACGGTACAGAATATCCTTCTGTTCGGACTCGGACGGCCGAATTTGTTCCCGATTGCAGACATCGGCATTCAAAATGCCCTGAAGCAGCATTTCAATCTGGACGCAAAGCCGACTAAGGAAGACATGCTGACCTACAGCAAAGAGTGGGAGCCATACTTGAGCTACGCCTCCCTGTATTTATGGCGGAGCATTGAAAAAAGAACGGAGCGTTAACATGAGCAGCCAGCAAAAGAATAAACAAAACCAGAAGCAAAAACCGGCCCAGCAGCCATCCAACATTCACATGGAAATGGGACAGACCTTCCCATTAACGATAAAAAGACTCGGCATCAACGGAGAGGGAGTCGGCTATTTCAAAAAGCAGGTCGTCTTCGTAGCAGGCGCATTGCCGGGGGAAGAAGTCGTGGCAAGAGTCACGAAGATCCAGCCAAAGTTCGCGGAAGCGGAAATCAAAAAGATCCGGAAGGCTTCACCGCACCGGGTAAAAGCGCCATGCCCGTACTTCGGAAAATGCGGAGGCTGCCAGCTTCAGCATCTCGACTACCAGCAGCAGCTGAGGGAAAAGCGCGACATCCTCATTCAGGCACTGGAGCGCCATACGAAATTCGATGTATCGAAACTGGACATCCGTCCAACAATTGGCATGGACAACCCTTGGGATTACCGGAACAAAAGCCAGTTCCAGGTCGGCCAGCAAAACGGAAAGCTTGTGGCCGGGCTGTACGGCCTGAACTCCCACCAGCTTGTCGCGATCGACCACTGCATGGTTCAGACACCGGCAACGGATAAGGTAGCACAAGGTGTGAAACAAATTCTCCAGGATTTCAAGGCCGAGCCATATGACGAACGGAAGCGCACCGGCGTCGTCCGGAACATCGTCACGAGGGCGGGGATCGAAACCGGAGAAGTGCAGGTCGTTTTAGTCACGGAGAAAAACAACCTGCCGAGAAAAGACCTGATCGCCGATGAAATCATGAAGCGCCATCCGGAAGTGAAGTCCGTCGTTCAAAACGTCAATCCGGGCAAAACGTCGATGATTTTCGGTGACAAGTCAACCAAGCTGAAAGGAAAAGGAACAATTGACGAGACAATGGGAGGCCTGTCCTTCGAGCTCTCGCCAAGAGCCTTCTTCCAGCTCAATCCCGAGCAGACGAAAAAACTGTACAATGAAGTGAAAACAGCAGCAGCCCTGACCGGCAAAGAAAAAATCGCCGACGCCTACTGCGGAGTCGGAACGATCGGCCTGTGGCTTGCCGACGGAGCAAAAGAAATCCGCGGCATGGACGTCATCGAAGCATCCATCGAAGACGCCAACAAAAACGCCAAAAACCACGGCATCAACGCCACCTACGTAACCGGAACCGCCGAACACTGGCTCCCCAAATGGACCAAAGAAGGCTGGAAACCAGACGTCGTCGTCGTCGATCCCCCAAGAACAGGGTGCGACCGTGCATTATTGGATACGATTAAAAAGGTAAAACCGAAGAAGTTTATCTATGTGAGCTGTAATCCGTCTACTCTTGCGAAGGATCTGGAGTATTTGGCCAAGGAGTATAAGGTGGAGTATATGCAGCCTGTGGATATGTTTCCGCAGACGGCGCATGTGGAGTGTATTTCACTGTTAGTTAGAATCAAATAACTGGGCAACTATACTTGTGATATAAATATGAATGATAAAAAGCAAATGTAAATATAGAATTTCGGTTGATAAATGGATAATAAGAATTAAACCAAACAAAAAAGTAATGAATAGCTTCACCATTCATTACTTTTTTGTTTGGTAAGCAAACGAAGTGCGGTAGCTAATCTTTATTTATCCAGTCCTATCTTCCATAGTACAATCTACGGAGGTCTCAAACCCCAACCAATCTAGTGATTACGGCCATAATACCGTACCGCTTTTTCCACCCATATACCAGCGATTATTATAGGATTTACCACTTGTTGATCTTCCACAATTGCACTCGAAAATGGAATAATTAAATGCGCATTTGACCGTTATAATTCCTTAATTTTCTCAGTAGCGGCAACTTCTTTAACCAATTTTACTGACTTACTAGATAATTTAGTATGTATTTTATTTAGCTCATTTTTTGTAAGTTTTTTTAATTTTTCTTTTCGTGCCATCGCTACTTTTTCTTCAAGGATTAGTAATATAGATTCTTTAAGAGTATCATAATGCAAATTACATTCTTTTTCACTTAGCCGATGAACACCTTTACTTAAGATAGAGTAAATAAAGGGATTTATTTCTGCCATGTAAGTAGGAGCATAACCCTTTTCGTGTAATATTTTTACTTTATCTTCAGTACTAGCATCATTGAATACTTGAACATCTATATCATTTGCCAGTTTGGCTTGTTCAAATTGTTCAAGAATTAATTTTTCGAAAATCCTACGCAAATAAAGAAAGGCTCCGACACCCATATTATGTGTTTTTAAAATTTCTGCATTGGTTAATTCTTTAGTTACACTCTTGTCTTTTAGAACTTGCCTATATTCTTTTAGAGAATTATCAAAATCTAGAATTGAAGGATATTGTCCAACCTTTATTAGATAATTATCCTCAGTCAATTGAAATATTACATATAATTTATGTTTATCTTTTGAAGTACATTCTAAATTTATTTTCAGAACCTTATTTTCGTCAAATAGTTGCTCTGTAAATTCTTCAAATCTCTTAATGGAAACCTTCGCTGCCTCTTCATCATATTCCTCAAATTCATCTGACATGCTGAACATATACGAATAAGTTGTAAGTAATGATTCTGAAAGTTCATTTTCTAATTTATAACCCTTGTGAATGATTTGAAGTTTTCTTTTACAAAAAGGGCAATAGTAATAGAAATTTTTTTCCTGTGTGGCTAAGATTTTTAGGTATCTAACGTCTTTATTCTCTAAAAAATGTATGTGGCGAACGATATTGGGTGTATCATCTTCGTTGTAGTCTAGAATCTCCATATCTTCTGTTGTTTCAGCAGATGTATTAATTTTCACTTTGGTATACAAAGGAAAGTCAAACAAAAGGTAAGGACATTTTTCAGCGAAATCACTTAACCGTTCATATTGCATATAAACACCGCCAAATTTATATTAAGTAAGCTAATTTTACCATATAGCACTAAGTTTCTTATTAAACGAATTGCCATTTATGCATTTTGCGCTAATTTGAACAAATAAAAGAAGATATCATACTAAATAACCAATAATATAAAAGCAGCATACCTCAACAGGATGCTGCTTTACTTATTTACTTTCCAAAAGATTTCGTAATTCATTAAAACTTGTGCAATTGTTTTCAATTACTATACTCCAAACCAAGCTAGGCTTTTTTATTTTAGACATGTGTTTATTCCAAAGCTCCATTTGCTCTGTCTGATTCATACCTATTCTTTTCTTTAATAGTCGAGTTAACTCACTATAATTAAGTTCATAGGTTATTTTGTCATCCGCACGTTGCTCAAGAAGCTCTGTTAGTCTTAGCTCCCTTTCCTCTGCCTTTCTTTTACGATCCTCTTGTTCACTTTCCAAACGTAGTCTTCTCTTTTCCTCTTCATATCTTAGTTGCTCGGCAAATGCTTTCTTTTTTTGATTGATTGTTTCTTGGAAAGCTTTTCTTTGTTCTGATTCTATATCTGGATTGCTAAGTTTAAAACCGTCTTCAATAGCTAGCGCTTCAGCGAAGGCCAATTCATATCCTTCATTTATTAAGAATGCCCTTAGTGGTTTTTCTACACGATCTTTGAGAAAGCGCTGAACCTTTACGACTACATTTTCATCGTTATTAAAAATGTAGTATAGACTCCGAACATCGACGTTCTCTATGTTAGATG
The Metabacillus sp. FJAT-52054 genome window above contains:
- a CDS encoding DNA-3-methyladenine glycosylase, yielding MWQEQVQVTPPYDFDRVLERLAIDPLNTLDLDERYVKVPLRLNGFEPHVITVQATGSKQAPAFTVSGKTGAVKSEALKEVRRIFQWDRELSAIGEHFKSTAIAQIFEEHEGTPLVLDFSLYGSLIKCIIHQQLNMAFAMTLTMRFVKTYGEEVDGVWFHPHPEKSADIPVTELRELQFSGRKAEYITGISAMIASGELDLNKLHDQTDEEIMNELIKIKGIGPWTVQNILLFGLGRPNLFPIADIGIQNALKQHFNLDAKPTKEDMLTYSKEWEPYLSYASLYLWRSIEKRTER
- the rlmD gene encoding 23S rRNA (uracil(1939)-C(5))-methyltransferase RlmD, whose product is MSSQQKNKQNQKQKPAQQPSNIHMEMGQTFPLTIKRLGINGEGVGYFKKQVVFVAGALPGEEVVARVTKIQPKFAEAEIKKIRKASPHRVKAPCPYFGKCGGCQLQHLDYQQQLREKRDILIQALERHTKFDVSKLDIRPTIGMDNPWDYRNKSQFQVGQQNGKLVAGLYGLNSHQLVAIDHCMVQTPATDKVAQGVKQILQDFKAEPYDERKRTGVVRNIVTRAGIETGEVQVVLVTEKNNLPRKDLIADEIMKRHPEVKSVVQNVNPGKTSMIFGDKSTKLKGKGTIDETMGGLSFELSPRAFFQLNPEQTKKLYNEVKTAAALTGKEKIADAYCGVGTIGLWLADGAKEIRGMDVIEASIEDANKNAKNHGINATYVTGTAEHWLPKWTKEGWKPDVVVVDPPRTGCDRALLDTIKKVKPKKFIYVSCNPSTLAKDLEYLAKEYKVEYMQPVDMFPQTAHVECISLLVRIK